The DNA region TTCCACCGTTTTTTGCTCAGCGAGGGCGTAGCAGAAAAGAACCCGCCGGAAAACATTGATTCGCCGAAATTAGCGCGAAAATTGCCGGTTGTATTGGATCAATTCGAAATGGAGCGGCTGATTGAACAACCGGATTTGTCGAATCCGCTGGGCATCCGCGACCGGGCAATGCTGGAGACAGCCTACGCGACCGGGATGCGCGTTTCCGAGCTTTTGCGCTTACAGCTTGATGATATTGACTGGGACGAGCAAGTGGTGCGTATTTTCGGCAAAGGATCAAAAATGCGCCTCGTTCCTATCGGCGGACGCGCGCTTGATGCTATTGATTCATATTTGAGCGAGAGCAGGCATTTTTTAACAAAGCCCGGACAAGAGACGTCTGTTGTTTTTTTAAATAATCGAGGAAAAGCGCTTAGTCGCATGGGATTCTGGAAAATTTTAAAAAAATATGTGATTCAGGCAAATATCACAAAGCCGGTTTCGCCGCATACGATTCGCCATTCATTTGCCACCCATTTGCTTGAAGGCGGCGCCGATCTTCGCGCTGTTCAGGAAATGTTGGGTCATGTGAACATTACCACGACACAAATTTACACTCATCTGGACCGGGACTATTTGAAAGAGGTCCACCGAACATTTCATCCGCGGGAGAGAGAGTTTTATTCGTCAAAAAAGGAGTTGAACAAAATAGGAGAGAAAAAAATTGAGACGAAGCGTTAAATATGACTTGCTTTCGGAAAATCGCATCCGGGCGCTGCTGGACACTTCTTTCATGGGTGAAAAAATTTATGCTTTCTGGAGCGTTGGTTCCACCAATGAATTTGCCTACCGGGCGGCGGCCAAAGGCGACAAAGAAGGCGCGTTGGTGATTGCCGAACGTCAGGAGCGTGGCAAAGGTCGGCTGTCGCGTAAATGGGACTCACCTTTTGCCAAAGGATTATGGTTTTCCGTCATTCTGCGTCCGGATTTGCCGGCGACCAGGGTGGGTATTGTCCCTTATGTTGCCAGCGTTTCCATCGCCGAAGCCATCGAAGAGACTTACAAAATTCAGTCGGAAATTAAATGGCCGAATGATTTGCTCTATCAGGGAAAAAAGTTCTGCGGCATTCTTTCAGAAGCGGATTTCAAAGACGAGCGCATTAATTTTGTTG from Calditrichota bacterium includes:
- the xerD gene encoding site-specific tyrosine recombinase XerD, which gives rise to MDEYIENFIHFLIIERNLAENTIEAYANDLKKYVEFLSKRQLESPDKIHSTDVIAYLTGLYQHDLSSLTIARNLSAIRMFHRFLLSEGVAEKNPPENIDSPKLARKLPVVLDQFEMERLIEQPDLSNPLGIRDRAMLETAYATGMRVSELLRLQLDDIDWDEQVVRIFGKGSKMRLVPIGGRALDAIDSYLSESRHFLTKPGQETSVVFLNNRGKALSRMGFWKILKKYVIQANITKPVSPHTIRHSFATHLLEGGADLRAVQEMLGHVNITTTQIYTHLDRDYLKEVHRTFHPREREFYSSKKELNKIGEKKIETKR
- a CDS encoding biotin--[acetyl-CoA-carboxylase] ligase — its product is MRRSVKYDLLSENRIRALLDTSFMGEKIYAFWSVGSTNEFAYRAAAKGDKEGALVIAERQERGKGRLSRKWDSPFAKGLWFSVILRPDLPATRVGIVPYVASVSIAEAIEETYKIQSEIKWPNDLLYQGKKFCGILSEADFKDERINFVVLGIGINVNQKAKEWPSELKDVAISLRMIYDKWIDRAELLALILAKLEKNYQQFKINGIGEIMERWKARCPRYKKNIVIDQMGKHLEGRFRNIDEDGYLILRQKSGEVIRVSAGDVA